In one Actinomyces trachealis genomic region, the following are encoded:
- a CDS encoding ABC transporter ATP-binding protein — protein sequence MAKQSELTQQIQRRSWLPNVLNAVALSLDVVPPVLVVVALSLFWEDKLDVVWIWWIAAITALVLTVKAFVVFVAVWRSHRVAYGALAQVRLGILEHLRRVPLGFFQRRRVGDLANVMKNDVEQVEVYLAHGLPETIAVTVIPIVVGIAVLVVDWAVGLAMLIGLPMMWLLKKAFSAQWAQGFAVVGRYTTTMQEALTEYVANIPVIKAFGRSETKTDHAIKTSQDYVLWVTKSMNSVSVPMGLIAMSMESGFVASVLMGLLRLEAGMITVERMIVAMILAATFTATVAKSGTLQHYFFMFNQAMKSIGAILDAPVAQFPHQSAPVPAGDVVFADVTFTYPDEFQPVCRRVDLTAMQGTTTALVGASGCGKSTLMSLLMGFWEPDSGQITVGSVSARQTSAEQWGRLFSLVSQEVFLFNLSIADNIRIGNPQATQSQIEQAARQARIHDFIMGLPEGYDTMAGEAGVRFSGGEKQRLSIARALLKDAPIIILDEATSALDGENEKLINAALAELSAGKTVFMIAHRLHSVKDADQIVVIDHGQVVAAGTHEDLLGHCLMYRELVEAQNQVDSWDMKASNS from the coding sequence ATGGCTAAACAGAGTGAGTTGACCCAACAGATACAGCGGCGGTCCTGGCTGCCGAATGTGCTCAATGCTGTGGCGTTGTCACTTGATGTAGTGCCTCCAGTATTGGTGGTGGTTGCACTGTCGTTGTTCTGGGAGGACAAGCTTGATGTGGTTTGGATCTGGTGGATCGCGGCGATCACAGCATTGGTGTTGACAGTGAAAGCGTTCGTGGTCTTTGTTGCAGTATGGCGGTCGCACCGGGTGGCTTATGGCGCGTTGGCGCAAGTGCGGTTGGGGATCTTGGAACATCTGCGGCGAGTGCCGCTGGGGTTTTTCCAGCGGCGCAGGGTTGGGGATTTAGCCAATGTTATGAAGAACGATGTCGAGCAGGTTGAAGTGTATTTGGCTCATGGCTTGCCGGAGACTATCGCGGTCACGGTGATCCCAATCGTGGTTGGGATTGCAGTACTAGTTGTGGATTGGGCTGTGGGGCTGGCCATGTTGATCGGACTGCCGATGATGTGGCTGCTGAAGAAAGCGTTTTCAGCCCAGTGGGCGCAAGGATTTGCGGTGGTGGGGCGTTACACTACTACAATGCAGGAAGCATTGACTGAATATGTGGCTAATATTCCGGTGATTAAAGCCTTTGGCCGCAGTGAGACCAAGACTGATCACGCGATCAAAACTTCGCAGGATTATGTCTTGTGGGTTACGAAGTCGATGAATAGTGTCTCGGTGCCGATGGGTTTGATCGCTATGTCGATGGAGTCTGGTTTCGTCGCAAGTGTGCTTATGGGGCTTCTTCGACTAGAGGCAGGGATGATCACTGTCGAGCGGATGATCGTCGCCATGATCTTGGCTGCGACGTTTACTGCGACAGTCGCTAAGTCCGGAACGTTGCAGCACTACTTCTTCATGTTCAACCAGGCAATGAAATCTATCGGTGCGATTCTTGACGCGCCCGTGGCGCAGTTTCCTCATCAGTCGGCTCCGGTTCCGGCAGGTGATGTGGTTTTTGCTGATGTGACCTTCACGTACCCTGATGAGTTCCAGCCCGTCTGCCGCCGAGTTGATCTCACGGCGATGCAGGGCACGACGACGGCTTTGGTGGGGGCCTCGGGCTGTGGTAAATCCACCCTCATGAGCCTCCTCATGGGCTTTTGGGAACCTGATAGCGGACAGATCACTGTGGGGAGCGTCTCCGCCCGTCAGACCAGTGCCGAGCAGTGGGGGCGATTATTCTCTTTGGTCTCCCAAGAGGTTTTCTTGTTCAACTTAAGTATTGCCGACAATATCCGCATCGGTAACCCGCAAGCGACTCAATCACAGATTGAACAGGCTGCACGGCAGGCGCGGATTCACGATTTCATCATGGGACTACCTGAGGGCTATGACACGATGGCTGGCGAGGCCGGGGTGAGGTTTTCTGGTGGCGAGAAGCAGCGTTTGTCTATCGCGCGCGCCCTACTTAAAGACGCACCGATCATTATCTTGGATGAAGCAACCAGTGCCCTTGATGGGGAAAATGAAAAACTTATCAACGCCGCATTGGCCGAACTGTCGGCAGGAAAAACTGTTTTCATGATTGCCCACCGCCTGCACAGTGTTAAGGATGCCGATCAGATCGTGGTGATAGATCACGGGCAGGTTGTGGCCGCAGGGACTCATGAAGACTTGCTCGGTCACTGCCTGATGTACCGGGAGCTTGTTGAGGCGCAAAACCAGGTCGATAGCTGGGATATGAAAGCGAGCAACTCGTGA
- a CDS encoding ATP-binding cassette domain-containing protein: MVHLSQCRCAQRGLPRAEISQRTNNTVRQLHLELLLKRSLFSMSSGQLQLIVIGSAYTQRPPIYLFDEPSAILAFMQLCG, from the coding sequence ATCGTTCACCTATCTCAATGCCGATGCGCGCAACGTGGACTGCCACGTGCTGAGATCAGTCAGCGAACTAATAACACTGTCAGGCAACTACACCTGGAGCTTTTGCTTAAGCGCAGCCTCTTCAGTATGTCCAGCGGTCAGCTTCAACTGATCGTCATCGGTTCGGCCTACACGCAACGTCCCCCGATTTATCTCTTTGATGAGCCATCGGCAATCCTCGCTTTCATGCAATTATGCGGCTGA
- a CDS encoding CCA tRNA nucleotidyltransferase: protein MTSTQHPNALPPHRVPAHVDTDLKNVDERGLTPIASRTLASLPPSLAALGHLFERAGHELTLVGGPVRDAFLGVAPHDLDCTTSAHPDQTEEILKGWGDACWDIGKEFGTIGARKSKVVVEVTTYRSEEYEVGSRKPVVAYGDTLEGDLTRRDFTINAMALRLPGLELVDPCGGLADLAAGVLRTPVSAEQSFDDDPLRIMRAARFCAQLGFDVEADVMSAMTAMAGRLEIVSAERVRAELERLLLSRWPRRGIELMVHTGVCDVVLPELSALQETVDEHKRHKDVYEHTLTVLDQAMDQETGPEGPVPAPDLVLRLAALMHDIGKPATRRFLRDGTVTFHGHDHVGARMTKKRLRALTFDKQTTKDVARLVELHLRFHGYADAGWTDSAVRRYVTDAGPLLERLHRLTRADVTTRNRRKAALLSHAYDDLEERIAQLRQAEELAAIRPDLDGSQIMAELGVGPGPVVGQAYRFLMDLRMEKGPVGEEAARQALRSWWAARG, encoded by the coding sequence ATGACTTCTACCCAGCACCCCAACGCACTGCCCCCGCACCGTGTGCCCGCGCACGTGGATACTGACTTGAAAAATGTTGATGAGCGTGGCCTAACACCTATCGCCTCCCGCACCCTGGCCAGTCTCCCGCCGTCCCTAGCAGCCTTGGGACACCTCTTTGAGCGGGCCGGGCATGAGCTGACGCTGGTCGGTGGGCCCGTGCGTGACGCCTTCTTAGGCGTAGCACCCCACGACCTGGATTGCACCACCTCCGCCCACCCCGACCAGACCGAGGAAATCCTCAAGGGGTGGGGTGACGCCTGCTGGGACATCGGCAAGGAGTTCGGCACCATCGGGGCGCGTAAGAGTAAGGTCGTGGTGGAGGTCACCACCTACCGCAGCGAGGAGTACGAGGTCGGCTCCCGTAAACCCGTGGTCGCCTACGGCGACACCCTGGAGGGGGACCTCACCCGCCGTGACTTCACCATCAACGCCATGGCGTTGCGCCTACCTGGGCTGGAGCTGGTGGACCCCTGCGGCGGCCTGGCGGACCTGGCTGCCGGGGTGCTGCGCACTCCCGTCAGCGCTGAGCAGTCCTTTGACGACGACCCCTTGCGTATCATGCGGGCCGCCCGCTTCTGCGCCCAGTTGGGATTTGATGTGGAGGCCGACGTCATGAGCGCCATGACGGCCATGGCCGGGCGCCTGGAGATCGTCTCCGCAGAGCGGGTGCGTGCCGAGCTGGAGCGACTGCTGCTGAGCCGCTGGCCCCGGCGCGGTATCGAGCTGATGGTGCACACCGGCGTGTGCGACGTTGTGCTGCCCGAGCTGTCCGCCCTGCAGGAGACCGTGGACGAGCACAAGCGCCACAAGGACGTCTATGAGCACACCCTGACCGTGCTGGATCAGGCCATGGATCAGGAGACCGGGCCGGAGGGGCCGGTACCCGCCCCCGACTTGGTGCTGCGTTTGGCTGCCCTCATGCATGACATCGGCAAGCCTGCCACGCGACGTTTCCTGCGTGACGGCACGGTCACCTTCCACGGGCATGACCACGTGGGCGCGCGCATGACTAAGAAGCGCCTGCGGGCCCTGACCTTTGACAAGCAGACCACCAAGGATGTGGCCCGCCTGGTGGAGCTGCACCTGCGCTTCCACGGCTACGCCGACGCCGGGTGGACTGATTCTGCTGTACGCCGCTACGTCACCGACGCCGGTCCCCTGCTGGAGCGGCTGCATCGACTCACCCGCGCGGACGTGACCACCCGCAACCGGCGCAAGGCCGCCCTGCTTTCCCACGCCTACGACGACCTGGAGGAGCGCATCGCTCAGCTGCGGCAGGCAGAGGAGCTGGCGGCGATCCGCCCGGACCTGGACGGCTCCCAGATCATGGCTGAGTTGGGGGTCGGCCCCGGGCCGGTGGTGGGCCAGGCCTACCGCTTCCTGATGGACCTGCGCATGGAGAAGGGGCCGGTCGGCGAGGAGGCAGCCCGGCAGGCCCTGCGCTCCTGGTGGGCGGCGCGGGGCTGA
- a CDS encoding NUDIX hydrolase has translation MPASRIHTPRVGSGPRRQSAHALPVVDETSAGGLIVDVQDGRAFTAVIARRNRGGRLEWCLPKGHLEGEETAEQAAVREICEETGISGRVLRHLATIDYWFSGDSHRVHKVVHHFLLEATGGTLTTENDPDHEAEDVAWVDLDEVARRLAYPNERRIVAAAREILVGD, from the coding sequence ATGCCAGCTTCACGCATTCACACGCCCCGCGTCGGCTCCGGCCCGCGTCGGCAGAGTGCGCACGCCCTGCCAGTGGTTGATGAGACCAGTGCTGGTGGCCTGATCGTGGACGTACAGGATGGCCGCGCCTTCACCGCGGTGATCGCCCGTCGGAACCGTGGCGGCCGCCTGGAGTGGTGCCTACCGAAGGGCCACCTGGAGGGTGAGGAGACTGCTGAGCAGGCCGCCGTCCGTGAGATCTGTGAGGAGACGGGCATTTCTGGCCGCGTGCTGCGCCACCTGGCCACCATTGACTACTGGTTCTCGGGGGACTCCCACCGCGTGCACAAGGTGGTGCACCACTTCCTGCTGGAGGCCACCGGCGGCACCCTGACCACGGAGAACGACCCTGACCATGAGGCGGAGGACGTCGCCTGGGTGGACCTGGATGAGGTGGCCCGGCGCCTGGCGTACCCCAATGAGCGTAGGATCGTCGCGGCAGCTCGCGAGATCCTCGTGGGGGACTGA
- a CDS encoding ABC transporter ATP-binding protein, with protein sequence MIHQIFGTMTAAGRKMFVAAVAGFALYSMVSIAMVLLTVAAILDVINDSGHLWMYAIALVMLLLVKTTSGIWADKQKHCAGFDLVFQIRKQVIRHLKKLPLGYYTQSRLGEISEIIHRDVDNMELIVAHLWTRLSADILVSVLLLSGLLMYSWPLALLMICTLPLAVLYLVLALKYAQPLEKATGDAGADMASLFVEYVRGMPVIKAFSQSHALDDRVHDSIERFAHASGKAAKNRAATLAIYGWIMNLSLVAVITGGLLMVLYGTVSAVVFLVFIVVSAEFYKPFVALEGHWMNYLTCVDSYRRITTVTQAPILSEPKQPRIPQGADIAFEHVTFRYAQADAPALIDASLRIPTGTTTALVGPSGAGKTTATSLLMRFWDVESGQIRIGGVDLRDIGSEGVLAQISVVMQNVYLFADTIANNISLGKKDASREEIMAAAKAALIHDDIMALPKGYNTRIGENGVGLSGGQRQRLSVARAFLKDAPIVVLDEITANVDPINEALMQRAVTELTVGRTVIVIAHHLHTIQSADQIVVFDAGRIIETGTHTQLCALPDGYYRRMWEQCEGLV encoded by the coding sequence GTGATTCACCAGATTTTTGGCACTATGACCGCTGCTGGCCGCAAGATGTTTGTTGCAGCGGTCGCGGGCTTTGCTCTGTATTCCATGGTCTCTATTGCAATGGTTTTGCTGACCGTGGCGGCGATCCTGGATGTTATCAACGATAGTGGGCATCTGTGGATGTATGCCATCGCGTTGGTGATGCTGCTGCTGGTGAAAACTACGAGCGGGATTTGGGCAGATAAGCAAAAACACTGCGCTGGGTTTGACCTTGTTTTCCAGATCAGAAAACAAGTCATCCGTCATCTGAAAAAACTTCCCTTGGGTTATTACACCCAGTCACGGTTGGGAGAAATCAGTGAAATTATTCATCGTGACGTCGACAACATGGAGCTCATTGTCGCCCACCTGTGGACACGGCTGAGCGCCGATATTCTCGTTTCCGTTCTCCTATTGAGTGGCTTGCTGATGTACTCGTGGCCGCTGGCGTTGCTGATGATCTGCACCCTGCCCTTGGCCGTGCTCTATCTTGTGTTGGCGCTGAAGTATGCCCAACCCTTAGAGAAGGCCACAGGTGATGCCGGGGCAGATATGGCGAGCTTATTCGTTGAGTATGTGCGTGGGATGCCGGTGATCAAGGCCTTTAGTCAGTCTCATGCTCTCGATGATCGTGTCCATGATTCCATCGAACGCTTCGCCCACGCATCAGGAAAAGCTGCGAAGAACCGGGCTGCAACGCTTGCTATCTACGGCTGGATCATGAACCTGTCCTTGGTGGCGGTAATTACCGGTGGTCTGCTGATGGTACTTTACGGCACTGTGTCTGCTGTTGTTTTCTTGGTATTTATCGTGGTGTCAGCCGAATTCTATAAGCCCTTCGTTGCTCTCGAAGGTCATTGGATGAACTACCTGACGTGCGTGGATTCTTATCGGCGCATCACCACCGTTACTCAGGCACCAATCCTTTCTGAGCCGAAACAGCCTCGTATCCCTCAAGGCGCAGATATCGCTTTCGAGCATGTCACCTTTCGTTATGCACAGGCAGACGCTCCGGCCTTAATCGATGCCTCGTTGCGTATCCCAACAGGCACGACGACAGCACTGGTTGGTCCTTCCGGGGCTGGAAAAACCACAGCCACCTCTTTACTAATGCGATTTTGGGATGTGGAATCCGGCCAGATTCGTATCGGCGGTGTGGATCTGCGTGATATCGGTAGCGAGGGAGTTCTGGCACAGATTTCTGTTGTCATGCAAAACGTGTACCTGTTCGCAGACACCATCGCCAATAACATTTCCTTGGGCAAAAAGGACGCCAGCAGGGAAGAGATCATGGCTGCGGCGAAAGCTGCCCTTATCCACGACGACATCATGGCCTTACCTAAGGGGTACAACACTCGTATCGGAGAAAACGGGGTCGGGCTTTCTGGAGGACAACGGCAACGACTATCAGTGGCCAGAGCCTTTCTAAAAGATGCCCCGATCGTCGTTCTTGATGAGATCACGGCCAATGTTGACCCGATCAATGAGGCGTTAATGCAGCGAGCTGTCACGGAACTGACTGTGGGACGCACCGTCATTGTGATCGCCCATCATCTACACACAATCCAGTCTGCCGATCAGATTGTTGTGTTCGATGCCGGCAGGATCATCGAAACCGGAACCCATACACAGCTGTGTGCCCTACCAGATGGGTACTACCGGCGCATGTGGGAACAATGTGAGGGGCTGGTATGA
- a CDS encoding DUF6049 family protein yields MVAGTTRGRALAQASAKATSSCRRRRRSLPAAVWSLLVAVFLVVAPFITPLQASAAPAAPLLARTSLEVTEGQVTTSVDSLAPEIMTGGEDLVITGTIANGTATALTDPVLVVQVQESTPVSVEQLSSWLSGSRDTYLRTALIETLPTTINPGATASFSLTVPAANLPLSNSRQWGPRGVQVAVTRDHVSVASDRSYLLLQQADETQPTGVLVTVPLTATPAELTALATLDQPHWTAPTPAATATPEATASPPASSAENPSPSTSASPTASPTANAGAEASGEASGTPSTGSTQKPQAAPDPLLGLVARWSAQLELARPGVVLGVDPAVLTALGVDQAQAQAEAKATASPTAKASNAAPEAGVAVTAAPPEANQTAQSEASADPTTPGETTSPAPNTDPSANPNVSATANGAPQPTVVELLRNKLASAISAGDVVALPWADTDEAGLAHVGQADLVSSARERSDASTLAKLGGRTDTAWPASATLDQQTVSALPASEKIVLAPPGTMTVAEDLTYTPSGVTTLDGRVMVLADISASATMRGLMPLSPGMTDHSAGVLSELDTRQLLRAQTAIVARQLPSLSRDLVVSLDRATATSTDPQMLLQRVDALVSSPWTTPLRLDDLPQHAAAIAQGTGDSLMHEVQRQPLSPASTETGELSADDLASAQDSAAGLARVGSTVADSGALLGQSGDVLAWASAAAWRSAPVQRQEMLARVGSKAENLLGALSAQPSSTVTLISEQANLPVRITSSLPQDATVQVMLTSSSTRLQSDGPVSATIPARGDAVVMVPVKAVGAGEVLVTINVKAPDGSEVGAPATVHMLVHAEWESRGTRVVAVLLVLALVVGVFRTVRRGRRGGNLAPAAQVAGPSRTTLRED; encoded by the coding sequence ATGGTCGCTGGGACCACCCGCGGTAGGGCCCTCGCCCAGGCGTCAGCTAAGGCCACCTCATCCTGCCGACGCCGTCGCCGGTCACTGCCAGCGGCGGTTTGGAGCCTGCTGGTGGCGGTGTTCTTGGTGGTGGCCCCCTTCATCACGCCGCTGCAGGCCTCCGCCGCCCCGGCCGCGCCGCTGCTGGCGCGAACCAGCCTGGAGGTCACGGAAGGCCAAGTGACCACCTCCGTGGACTCACTGGCCCCAGAGATTATGACTGGCGGGGAGGACTTGGTCATCACCGGCACGATCGCCAACGGCACAGCGACGGCGCTGACGGACCCGGTGCTGGTGGTGCAGGTCCAGGAATCCACGCCCGTGTCCGTAGAACAGCTCAGCAGCTGGCTGAGCGGCAGCCGCGACACCTACCTGCGGACCGCCCTGATTGAGACCCTGCCGACGACGATCAACCCCGGCGCCACCGCAAGCTTCAGCCTCACGGTCCCGGCTGCGAACCTGCCGCTGAGCAACTCCCGCCAGTGGGGGCCCAGGGGAGTGCAAGTGGCCGTTACCCGGGATCACGTTAGTGTGGCCTCGGACCGCTCCTACCTGCTGCTCCAACAGGCGGACGAAACCCAGCCGACGGGCGTGCTGGTGACCGTGCCGCTCACGGCCACCCCGGCCGAACTCACGGCCCTAGCCACCCTGGATCAACCGCACTGGACGGCACCCACCCCAGCCGCTACTGCAACACCCGAGGCCACAGCCTCGCCCCCTGCGAGTTCAGCCGAAAACCCCAGCCCCAGCACTTCTGCCAGCCCAACTGCGAGCCCAACTGCCAACGCGGGGGCCGAAGCCTCTGGGGAGGCTTCCGGTACCCCCTCCACCGGCTCCACCCAGAAGCCCCAAGCGGCACCCGACCCTTTGCTGGGACTGGTGGCTCGCTGGTCCGCGCAGTTGGAGCTGGCGCGCCCCGGAGTGGTGTTGGGTGTCGACCCGGCGGTGCTCACCGCCCTCGGAGTGGACCAGGCACAGGCGCAAGCGGAGGCCAAAGCGACCGCTTCACCCACGGCCAAGGCCTCTAACGCAGCCCCTGAGGCAGGGGTGGCTGTGACGGCAGCACCCCCTGAGGCCAACCAGACGGCCCAGTCGGAGGCCTCAGCTGACCCCACCACGCCCGGTGAAACCACCTCCCCAGCACCCAACACTGATCCAAGCGCCAACCCTAACGTCTCCGCCACTGCCAATGGGGCACCACAACCGACCGTGGTGGAGCTACTGCGAAACAAGCTCGCCTCGGCGATCAGCGCGGGCGACGTCGTCGCCCTGCCGTGGGCTGACACTGACGAGGCGGGGCTGGCCCACGTAGGTCAGGCCGACTTGGTCTCCAGCGCCCGTGAGCGCTCTGACGCCTCCACCCTGGCTAAGCTGGGCGGGCGGACAGACACGGCCTGGCCCGCCTCAGCAACCTTGGACCAGCAGACCGTCAGTGCTCTGCCCGCAAGTGAAAAGATCGTGCTGGCCCCCCCGGGCACGATGACTGTGGCTGAGGACCTGACCTACACGCCCTCCGGAGTAACCACCTTGGACGGCCGCGTGATGGTCCTAGCGGATATCAGCGCCTCCGCCACCATGCGCGGCTTAATGCCACTGAGCCCCGGCATGACGGACCATTCCGCCGGCGTGCTCAGCGAGCTGGACACCCGCCAGCTGTTGCGCGCGCAGACGGCGATCGTCGCCCGGCAGCTGCCCTCACTCAGCCGCGACCTGGTGGTCAGCCTGGACCGGGCCACGGCCACTAGCACCGACCCGCAGATGCTGTTACAGCGTGTGGATGCCCTGGTCTCCAGCCCGTGGACCACGCCCCTGCGCCTGGACGACTTGCCGCAGCACGCCGCCGCCATCGCTCAGGGAACGGGCGACTCACTGATGCACGAGGTGCAACGCCAGCCACTCAGCCCGGCTTCCACTGAGACCGGTGAACTGTCTGCCGATGACCTAGCTTCCGCCCAAGACTCCGCCGCGGGCCTGGCGAGGGTCGGCTCCACGGTCGCTGACTCTGGCGCCCTGCTGGGTCAAAGCGGTGATGTGCTGGCCTGGGCCTCGGCAGCAGCCTGGCGCTCCGCCCCCGTGCAGCGCCAGGAGATGCTGGCGCGGGTGGGGTCCAAGGCCGAGAACCTGCTGGGGGCCTTGAGTGCGCAGCCCTCCTCAACCGTGACTTTGATTAGCGAGCAGGCCAACCTGCCGGTGCGGATCACCTCCAGCTTGCCGCAGGATGCCACCGTGCAGGTGATGCTGACGTCCTCCTCCACCCGTCTGCAGTCTGATGGGCCAGTGTCAGCCACGATCCCTGCTCGTGGCGACGCCGTCGTGATGGTGCCAGTCAAGGCGGTTGGTGCCGGTGAGGTGCTGGTGACCATCAACGTGAAGGCCCCGGATGGCTCTGAGGTGGGTGCTCCCGCCACGGTCCACATGCTGGTACACGCGGAATGGGAGTCACGGGGAACCCGTGTGGTCGCTGTGCTCCTGGTGCTGGCGCTGGTGGTGGGTGTTTTCCGTACCGTGCGGCGCGGCCGAAGGGGTGGCAACCTTGCGCCAGCCGCCCAAGTTGCCGGGCCCTCCCGGACGACCCTGCGAGAGGACTAG
- a CDS encoding TetR/AcrR family transcriptional regulator, translating into MPQVLKAEVRERLVAAAEHVFYVKGFMDARLSDIAAQAGVSTSLVYSYFKNKEDLFAETVQILPLDFDEIGRQEEELDVGSPYERYAAIADDYMKLLLKHHRAFVIVMDKSQGTAYANSKGEMVAAMQHHIARQLEKKSPKKYPDLLPHVLASNFVEGLLEAARHYQSPEQAHELLDLIMRCYYEGVNSL; encoded by the coding sequence ATGCCTCAAGTGTTGAAGGCCGAGGTGCGTGAGCGCCTGGTCGCTGCCGCTGAGCACGTCTTCTACGTCAAGGGATTTATGGATGCACGATTGAGTGACATCGCAGCACAGGCTGGAGTATCAACAAGTCTGGTCTATTCCTATTTCAAGAACAAGGAGGATCTGTTTGCTGAAACCGTGCAGATCTTGCCTTTGGATTTCGATGAAATTGGGCGTCAGGAAGAAGAGCTTGATGTTGGCTCCCCCTATGAACGTTACGCTGCCATTGCCGATGATTACATGAAACTTCTTCTCAAACACCATCGAGCTTTTGTCATCGTGATGGACAAGAGTCAGGGCACGGCCTATGCGAATTCGAAGGGTGAGATGGTTGCGGCAATGCAGCACCACATTGCGCGTCAATTGGAGAAGAAAAGCCCCAAGAAGTATCCAGATTTGCTGCCTCACGTTTTGGCATCAAATTTCGTGGAAGGCCTATTGGAAGCCGCCCGTCACTATCAGTCGCCTGAACAAGCGCATGAATTGTTGGATTTGATTATGCGCTGTTATTACGAGGGAGTGAACTCGCTGTGA